The following are encoded in a window of Fluviibacter phosphoraccumulans genomic DNA:
- a CDS encoding DnaA ATPase domain-containing protein, with amino-acid sequence MNHQHSGLIEALTFDTFVSASGNRAALSASRNAVAMLGHACNPLFICGRSASGKTHLLHAIGNAVREVNPSMTVGYISTEDYCVSVTTAYRKKSFENFRSRLRALDLLLLDDVQLLKDKSRSQEELASLIDALVRDKKQVVIASDVRPDALEGFSERLVTRLSSGAIVRIDPVRPIPLKGVDRAGEPALSVDDIARAAKRVEGVFSGGERDPDRIPKLLEAIRRVWVQEGTDLRLGQLLMNLSAEHGVGNDLFYVEDDQLVEWLSGKERALRPDGRQVVLMLETTGIPVEENRIVEIAMLEVIEGRITRTYHACVDPGMEVSDGAAYYHGLTTDFVNGLPKFSDITAEVIAFISNAQLVVWNERFCVQALNQELEALGLPNLDDLAASVIVVCKESRRRWPSEENDMDLVSVRLGIPLVDEPHHGLVKAIQLLRNYQALLAIED; translated from the coding sequence GTGAATCATCAACATTCTGGGCTGATAGAAGCATTAACCTTCGATACCTTTGTTAGCGCTAGCGGCAATAGAGCAGCCTTATCCGCCAGTAGAAATGCTGTGGCGATGTTGGGCCATGCCTGCAACCCACTGTTTATCTGTGGCCGATCAGCATCCGGGAAAACGCACCTCCTGCATGCAATAGGAAACGCGGTTCGCGAAGTGAACCCTAGTATGACAGTTGGTTACATAAGCACAGAGGATTATTGTGTCAGCGTGACGACCGCTTATCGGAAGAAGTCCTTTGAGAACTTCCGGTCGAGGCTTAGAGCATTAGACCTGTTGCTGTTAGATGACGTGCAGTTGCTGAAGGACAAGTCAAGGTCACAGGAGGAGTTGGCTAGCCTGATTGATGCCCTCGTTCGGGACAAGAAGCAAGTTGTGATTGCTAGTGATGTACGGCCAGACGCACTGGAAGGATTTAGTGAACGTCTTGTTACCAGATTAAGTTCCGGGGCTATTGTCCGAATCGACCCGGTTCGCCCGATTCCCTTAAAGGGGGTGGACCGGGCGGGAGAGCCTGCACTATCGGTTGATGACATTGCCAGAGCTGCTAAGCGGGTCGAGGGTGTGTTTTCTGGGGGAGAGCGAGACCCAGATCGTATTCCTAAGCTACTGGAAGCTATACGTCGGGTCTGGGTACAGGAGGGAACCGATCTTCGGTTAGGTCAGTTATTGATGAATCTGAGTGCGGAGCATGGTGTGGGCAACGACTTGTTCTATGTCGAAGATGATCAGCTGGTGGAGTGGTTATCAGGTAAGGAACGGGCGCTTCGCCCAGATGGGCGACAGGTGGTGTTAATGCTAGAGACGACTGGAATTCCTGTTGAGGAAAACCGGATTGTTGAGATAGCCATGCTGGAAGTTATCGAAGGGCGCATTACAAGGACGTACCACGCCTGTGTAGATCCGGGCATGGAAGTGAGTGATGGTGCAGCTTACTACCATGGCCTTACTACCGACTTTGTTAATGGACTACCCAAGTTTTCAGATATTACAGCTGAGGTTATCGCTTTTATTAGTAACGCTCAGTTAGTCGTATGGAATGAACGGTTTTGCGTACAGGCGCTTAATCAAGAGCTTGAAGCATTGGGGTTGCCTAACTTAGATGATCTGGCAGCTTCCGTTATCGTTGTTTGCAAGGAGTCCAGACGTCGATGGCCATCTGAAGAGAATGATATGGACCTTGTGTCTGTGCGTCTCGGAATCCCGTTGGTAGATGAGCCACATCATGGTTTGGTTAAGGCAATCCAGTTACTTCGGAATTACCAAGCCCTACTGGCAATAGAGGATTGA
- a CDS encoding helix-turn-helix domain-containing protein, whose translation MHNADHLLKALGDELRFRRSELGISQEELAHRAGVNRTYVAKLELAKNQPTLQILYKLAFALDVDLSQFVRSLLDRAERISKTPV comes from the coding sequence ATGCACAATGCTGACCATCTGCTAAAAGCACTAGGGGATGAACTGAGGTTCCGAAGATCCGAACTGGGAATATCCCAAGAGGAACTGGCGCATCGTGCTGGCGTCAATAGGACGTATGTAGCCAAACTAGAGCTTGCCAAGAATCAACCCACGCTCCAGATACTTTACAAGCTGGCGTTTGCCCTAGATGTCGATTTATCGCAGTTCGTGCGGTCGCTGCTAGATCGCGCAGAGCGTATATCCAAGACTCCCGTTTAA
- a CDS encoding uracil-DNA glycosylase family protein, whose protein sequence is MSKSDDNQEKWLNEFLEATKGTEWVTKLTAFLGTKEQLRLLFPSDIEPDGSFTPTKGDDGKRRVFEAFRLLSPIDVEYLVIGLDPYPDEKLATGVAFLVPEDSGKPTPPSLKHLTECLFPKNEPNLVKWSQDNGVLLINAALTFPIGGKISGAHLPDWMEFTKAIIRFLKMTKPDIEIIALGKDAANVAKEALIRCCIHPAARGLSKDRFREDWGDYGPCKRGGKG, encoded by the coding sequence ATGTCCAAGAGTGACGACAATCAGGAAAAGTGGCTAAATGAATTTCTCGAGGCGACAAAAGGAACCGAGTGGGTTACAAAGCTGACCGCGTTCTTAGGTACCAAGGAGCAACTTAGATTGCTGTTCCCGTCGGATATTGAGCCTGATGGTTCGTTTACGCCTACGAAAGGTGATGACGGTAAGCGTCGCGTCTTTGAGGCGTTTCGACTATTGAGTCCTATCGACGTAGAGTACCTTGTGATCGGGCTAGACCCCTATCCCGATGAGAAGCTTGCAACGGGCGTTGCCTTTTTGGTGCCGGAAGACAGTGGGAAGCCGACGCCGCCAAGCCTTAAGCATCTCACAGAGTGCCTGTTCCCAAAGAATGAACCTAACCTTGTGAAATGGTCTCAAGACAATGGGGTGTTACTAATCAATGCAGCCTTAACATTTCCAATAGGTGGGAAAATATCAGGCGCGCATCTCCCAGATTGGATGGAATTCACGAAAGCGATAATCCGATTCCTTAAAATGACGAAGCCAGATATAGAGATAATTGCCTTGGGTAAGGATGCGGCGAATGTAGCTAAAGAGGCGCTAATTAGATGTTGTATCCACCCCGCTGCAAGAGGCCTCAGCAAGGATAGGTTCAGAGAAGACTGGGGGGACTACGGCCCCTGTAAACGTGGAGGAAAAGGCTAA
- a CDS encoding IS481 family transposase, translating into MSSVQQNVIKHKVGLLNLAAELGNVSRACKVMGFSRDTFYRYQAARDEGGVEALIDANRRKPNPKNRVEEATEAAVTAFALEQPAFGQLRVSNELRQRGIFVSPSGVRSVWLRHDLESFKKRLLALERHMAETGGILTEAQVQALERKQDDDVAHGEIETAHPGYLGSQDTFYVGTIKGVGRIYQQTFVDTYSKWATAKLYTTKTPITAADLLNDRVLPFFAEQGMGMIRILTDRGTEYCGKPESHDYQLYLALNDIEHSKTKAMHPQTNGICERFHKTILQEFYQVAFRRKIYRSIDELQIDLDEWLSYYNNARTHQGKMCCGRTPMQTLIDGKEAWQDKITALNS; encoded by the coding sequence ATGAGTAGTGTTCAACAGAATGTCATCAAACACAAGGTCGGCTTGCTGAATCTTGCTGCCGAGCTTGGCAACGTGTCTCGTGCCTGCAAGGTGATGGGCTTTTCCCGTGACACCTTTTATCGGTATCAGGCAGCCAGAGACGAAGGTGGCGTCGAGGCACTGATTGATGCTAACCGACGTAAACCAAACCCGAAGAATCGTGTCGAAGAAGCGACAGAGGCAGCGGTTACGGCATTTGCTTTGGAACAACCTGCTTTCGGGCAGCTACGCGTCTCCAATGAATTGCGGCAACGTGGCATCTTTGTTTCGCCCTCTGGCGTCCGATCCGTCTGGCTTAGGCATGACCTCGAATCTTTCAAGAAGCGGCTGTTGGCGTTAGAGCGCCATATGGCCGAAACTGGCGGCATTCTGACAGAGGCGCAGGTTCAGGCGCTGGAGAGAAAGCAAGACGACGATGTCGCCCATGGCGAGATAGAAACAGCCCACCCCGGTTACCTCGGTAGCCAGGACACTTTCTACGTGGGCACCATCAAGGGTGTAGGCCGCATTTACCAGCAAACCTTTGTCGACACCTATTCCAAGTGGGCGACAGCCAAGCTCTACACCACCAAGACGCCGATCACGGCGGCTGATCTACTCAATGACCGGGTACTGCCATTCTTTGCCGAACAGGGTATGGGCATGATCCGTATCCTGACTGACCGCGGCACTGAATATTGCGGCAAGCCGGAATCACATGACTATCAGCTCTATCTGGCCTTGAATGACATTGAACATAGCAAGACCAAGGCGATGCATCCGCAGACCAACGGTATCTGTGAACGCTTCCACAAGACCATCCTGCAAGAGTTCTATCAGGTCGCGTTCCGACGCAAAATTTACCGCTCTATCGACGAGTTGCAAATCGATCTGGATGAATGGCTGTCGTACTACAACAATGCTCGAACACATCAAGGCAAGATGTGCTGTGGGCGCACGCCAATGCAAACGCTAATTGACGGAAAGGAGGCCTGGCAAGATAAAATCACCGCATTGAACAGCTGA
- a CDS encoding helicase RepA family protein, translating to MNCLTTSTANDGPFTSDGYTFYTPNQHRNHPPKRWLIDGVFPESGLGSIYGPPGVGKSFFCLDASAATALGHNWFGRKTKKCSVLYIALEGKHGFYSRIKAWEAHNETAMPSCVRFMYNDLDIRDNNAAAKLAEAIMKCDGDTKLVIIDTLNRASPGADENASKDMGQIIAGATTLQSRIGGLVLLVHHDGKDATRGLRGHSSLLGALDVVLKVEAVGKHYQWCVVKLKDGQDGIKHEFKLVETTYTSDDGEIGSSLAVVPEGSSFIDEKPRKPLGPNQNIVLTQFKILMSGRELMGEPDKIPYDDAVKAVQDHLAHLDSKHRSTRAKEALLSLVKQDYLLIDADQCLSLAAAESEAQ from the coding sequence ATGAACTGCCTGACAACAAGCACGGCCAACGACGGCCCGTTCACTTCCGACGGCTACACCTTCTACACACCTAATCAGCACCGCAATCATCCTCCGAAGCGCTGGTTGATCGATGGTGTATTTCCAGAAAGCGGGCTGGGCTCCATCTATGGTCCACCTGGCGTAGGCAAATCGTTTTTCTGCCTTGATGCTTCGGCGGCTACTGCCTTGGGGCATAACTGGTTTGGCCGTAAGACCAAAAAATGCTCCGTACTATATATAGCCCTAGAGGGGAAGCATGGCTTTTATAGCCGCATAAAAGCGTGGGAGGCTCACAACGAAACTGCGATGCCATCTTGTGTGCGTTTTATGTACAACGATCTCGACATTAGGGATAACAATGCCGCCGCTAAATTGGCCGAAGCCATAATGAAATGCGATGGCGACACGAAGCTGGTCATCATTGATACCCTGAACCGTGCATCACCTGGTGCAGATGAGAACGCATCAAAAGACATGGGTCAGATAATCGCAGGCGCTACAACCCTGCAGTCGCGTATCGGTGGGCTCGTGTTGCTTGTCCACCACGACGGCAAAGACGCTACTCGTGGTCTCCGGGGACACTCAAGCCTACTAGGAGCCCTTGATGTAGTTCTGAAGGTCGAGGCTGTTGGAAAGCATTACCAATGGTGCGTAGTCAAACTAAAAGACGGGCAAGATGGTATCAAACATGAGTTCAAGCTGGTCGAAACCACATACACCTCTGACGATGGTGAAATCGGAAGCTCACTGGCCGTCGTTCCAGAAGGATCTTCCTTTATAGACGAGAAGCCGCGTAAACCGCTTGGCCCAAATCAGAATATTGTACTGACCCAATTCAAAATACTTATGAGTGGGCGTGAGCTCATGGGGGAGCCTGACAAAATCCCATATGACGATGCGGTCAAAGCTGTTCAAGATCACTTAGCTCACTTAGATAGCAAGCATCGCTCTACACGCGCGAAAGAAGCCTTGTTAAGCCTCGTCAAACAGGACTACTTGCTGATAGATGCTGATCAATGCTTGTCTTTGGCAGCAGCTGAATCAGAAGCACAATAA
- a CDS encoding helix-turn-helix transcriptional regulator: MKASETQSPATPNRKGKRSKPLRSPSFNAEGTKISYRYMRQKELMKVVPFSPATLWRLVKNGKFVRPVKLSERITAWNTAEVQAWLESKEAA, translated from the coding sequence ATGAAAGCTTCTGAAACACAGTCACCAGCCACACCTAACCGCAAGGGGAAGCGATCCAAGCCATTGCGCTCACCCAGCTTTAACGCCGAAGGTACAAAAATAAGCTACCGCTACATGCGCCAGAAGGAGCTAATGAAGGTGGTTCCCTTCTCTCCTGCCACCCTCTGGCGTCTGGTCAAAAATGGCAAGTTTGTTCGCCCGGTAAAGCTTTCGGAACGTATCACCGCTTGGAACACCGCTGAAGTTCAGGCATGGCTTGAGTCGAAGGAGGCTGCGTAA
- a CDS encoding tyrosine-type recombinase/integrase encodes MMGNHKRGLGALAVAGISRRGINFVGDVTGLGLNVTETGSRSWILRYQINGKRKDMGLGGYPSVTLAEAKDRARQARTKIAQGIDPILEAKSARSRLIAEQSQAVTFKEAAALYIKAQRDGWRNAKHAQQWENTIKLYATPKIGSTLVRDLNLTQIMGVLDPIWRTKTETATRLRGRLECIIDWAIVRGYRTGSNPAKWKGCLDKLLPAPNKVAKTAHHKALPYQDAPAFMATLKVHDGIGARALEFAILTATRSGEVRGATWAEFDLDNALWVIPANRMKASKEHRVPLSDSAMAILSSLKATAFCEYVFPSSHKPKSGTAKGKPLSDMTLSAVLRRMNVNAVPHGFRSTFRDWCAETTDYPNEVAEMALAHAVGNKVEAAYRRGDLFDKRKCLMQDWAKYLTNIQEKDGGHE; translated from the coding sequence ATGATGGGTAATCACAAAAGGGGACTCGGCGCTCTGGCTGTCGCAGGGATTTCGCGCCGGGGCATCAATTTCGTTGGCGATGTCACGGGGTTGGGACTCAATGTAACTGAAACCGGCTCTAGGAGCTGGATTCTCCGCTATCAGATTAACGGTAAGCGTAAAGACATGGGGCTTGGGGGTTACCCCAGCGTCACGCTAGCCGAAGCCAAGGATCGCGCCCGACAAGCAAGAACCAAAATTGCTCAAGGAATCGACCCAATCCTAGAAGCTAAGTCCGCCCGGAGCAGGCTCATTGCTGAGCAGTCACAGGCTGTTACCTTCAAGGAAGCAGCGGCCTTGTATATCAAAGCACAACGTGATGGCTGGCGAAACGCGAAGCACGCTCAGCAATGGGAAAACACGATCAAGCTCTACGCAACCCCAAAAATAGGTTCAACTCTAGTCCGCGATTTGAACCTGACCCAGATCATGGGGGTATTAGATCCAATATGGCGCACAAAAACAGAGACGGCGACACGCCTCCGTGGACGTCTCGAATGCATTATTGACTGGGCGATTGTCCGTGGTTATCGCACGGGGTCGAACCCTGCGAAATGGAAAGGCTGTCTGGATAAGCTGCTCCCTGCCCCAAACAAAGTCGCCAAGACGGCGCATCACAAGGCGCTACCCTACCAAGATGCACCGGCCTTCATGGCAACACTTAAAGTCCATGACGGCATTGGAGCGCGTGCCCTTGAGTTCGCTATCCTCACGGCCACCCGGTCTGGCGAAGTCCGGGGAGCGACGTGGGCAGAGTTCGATTTGGATAATGCACTATGGGTCATTCCTGCTAATCGGATGAAAGCCAGCAAAGAGCATCGCGTTCCTCTGTCCGATTCGGCAATGGCTATCCTCTCCTCACTGAAAGCGACTGCCTTCTGTGAGTACGTATTCCCAAGCTCGCACAAACCGAAATCGGGCACAGCCAAAGGCAAACCACTATCAGACATGACGCTATCCGCAGTCTTACGCCGGATGAATGTCAACGCAGTACCCCACGGGTTTCGATCTACCTTCCGTGACTGGTGCGCAGAAACGACCGACTACCCGAATGAAGTCGCAGAAATGGCACTTGCCCATGCGGTAGGCAACAAAGTGGAAGCGGCTTATCGACGTGGTGACCTATTCGATAAACGGAAGTGCCTGATGCAAGACTGGGCCAAGTACTTGACCAACATCCAAGAAAAAGATGGCGGGCATGAGTAA
- a CDS encoding SHOCT domain-containing protein: MNRIAALGLSVIVASNLTGCAVVMAAKQPDYKNVDLFKPGTTRGQLLGEFGQPVSTETRKDGTKCDTFSFVQGYSGGAKAGRAVGHAIADVLTLGLWEVIGTPTEAVLNGNTVGYQACYGQDERVTEITLLTKDDGKGLRSADGEVVTAPAPQEGSVVTTPAYAKPQVQPSVSGNPQQKLQELKGLRQEGLITDAEYKKKRQDILNQM; this comes from the coding sequence ATGAATCGAATTGCTGCCTTGGGCTTATCCGTGATCGTTGCGTCAAATCTGACTGGCTGTGCCGTTGTAATGGCTGCCAAGCAACCTGACTACAAGAATGTTGATCTTTTTAAACCCGGAACGACAAGAGGGCAGTTGCTAGGCGAGTTTGGCCAGCCCGTCTCGACCGAGACTCGCAAAGACGGAACCAAGTGCGACACCTTTAGTTTTGTTCAGGGCTACAGTGGCGGAGCCAAGGCTGGCAGAGCTGTCGGCCATGCGATCGCTGACGTATTGACGCTGGGTCTCTGGGAAGTCATCGGGACGCCAACAGAGGCGGTTTTAAACGGCAACACCGTCGGATATCAGGCTTGCTATGGCCAAGACGAACGTGTGACCGAGATCACTCTGCTGACCAAAGATGACGGCAAGGGCCTCCGCAGTGCGGATGGCGAAGTGGTAACCGCACCAGCCCCTCAAGAGGGTTCTGTAGTCACGACACCCGCATATGCAAAGCCACAAGTGCAACCATCTGTATCTGGTAACCCACAGCAAAAACTACAAGAATTGAAGGGGTTGCGTCAGGAAGGTCTTATTACTGATGCCGAGTATAAGAAAAAGCGTCAAGACATCCTTAACCAGATGTAA
- a CDS encoding alpha-ketoglutarate-dependent dioxygenase AlkB family protein, whose amino-acid sequence MSESEPQLPQDGLIAYWPAAIDAHEATALFNQLHHGLDWQSDQVLMFGKQIIMKRKFVWIGDPGCTYRYAGIERAPNPWTSELLMIKKVMEHVANHSFNACLLNLYHDGDEGMGWHSDDEKELNCQAPIASLSLGATRKFAFRHKSDKTTISLNLEHGSALIMYPPTQTYWSHSLLKTKRPVGPRINMTFRSIVPASGYR is encoded by the coding sequence ATGTCCGAGTCTGAACCACAACTCCCTCAAGATGGCCTAATTGCCTACTGGCCGGCGGCAATCGACGCCCATGAGGCCACTGCCCTGTTCAACCAGTTGCATCACGGGCTTGATTGGCAAAGCGATCAGGTTTTGATGTTCGGCAAGCAGATTATTATGAAGAGAAAATTTGTGTGGATTGGCGACCCCGGATGCACCTATCGATATGCTGGCATTGAACGAGCGCCGAACCCTTGGACAAGCGAACTGCTAATGATCAAAAAGGTCATGGAGCACGTGGCAAATCATTCATTTAATGCGTGCCTGCTGAATCTTTATCACGATGGGGATGAAGGCATGGGATGGCACAGCGATGATGAAAAAGAACTCAATTGCCAAGCGCCCATTGCATCACTCAGCCTTGGCGCAACGCGCAAGTTCGCATTTCGGCACAAATCAGACAAAACTACGATCAGCCTGAACCTTGAACACGGCAGCGCGCTGATCATGTACCCACCAACCCAAACATATTGGTCGCACAGTCTGCTTAAAACCAAGCGCCCTGTTGGCCCGAGAATAAACATGACGTTTCGATCTATAGTGCCTGCATCCGGCTACAGATAG
- a CDS encoding N-acetylmuramoyl-L-alanine amidase produces the protein MDRIWVRFLSFILCGALVGCASFKPDSTLPLSVVPSPNADERRPSLVVIHYTSNDDAAHSLKTLTSPERRVSAHYLISRAGALYQMVPESRRAWHAGQAYWAGITDVNSASIGIELDNNGAEPYDDAQLATLQALLHDLRVRYRIPAANFVGHSDVAPGRKIDPGAYFPWQQLATSGFGLWCTSAAETTEPVPISMPVMLTLLGYDPRLPDASREAFRLHYLSDGHGGLSDDDALAQRMAYCLLKQKIGQE, from the coding sequence GTGGATCGTATCTGGGTTCGCTTTCTGTCGTTTATCTTGTGTGGTGCGCTGGTTGGCTGTGCGTCATTCAAACCGGATTCAACGTTACCGTTAAGCGTGGTACCCAGCCCGAACGCCGATGAGCGACGGCCTTCACTGGTGGTTATTCATTACACCAGCAATGATGATGCGGCCCATTCTTTGAAAACGCTGACATCTCCTGAGCGACGTGTCAGTGCACATTATCTGATTAGCCGGGCAGGGGCGCTTTATCAAATGGTGCCGGAGTCACGTCGTGCCTGGCACGCTGGACAAGCTTACTGGGCTGGTATTACGGATGTTAATTCGGCATCGATCGGGATTGAGCTGGACAATAATGGCGCCGAGCCATACGACGATGCACAGTTAGCGACACTGCAAGCGCTCTTGCACGATCTACGGGTACGTTACCGGATTCCTGCGGCTAATTTTGTCGGGCACTCAGATGTCGCGCCAGGTCGCAAGATCGATCCGGGTGCGTATTTTCCGTGGCAGCAGCTGGCCACTTCTGGGTTCGGGCTCTGGTGTACGAGTGCGGCTGAAACGACGGAACCCGTCCCGATCAGCATGCCGGTCATGCTGACACTGCTCGGTTATGATCCAAGATTGCCGGATGCCTCGCGCGAAGCCTTCCGTTTACATTATTTAAGCGACGGCCACGGAGGGCTGAGTGACGATGATGCGCTCGCCCAACGCATGGCTTACTGTTTGTTAAAGCAGAAGATTGGCCAGGAATAA
- a CDS encoding tetratricopeptide repeat protein has product MSVVLSLSTLLLQPVQAGPMAACDNVIRSGSETWAYKNCLPAAEDGTPKAQVVVGMALMTGVGVLKNPELAVVWFRRAADQNYPAGLYQLGLAKIAGMGIAQDESAGMALIQKAATAGDPEAKGFLTELGMPQEPEKPQRKRIKNDCVGVGCGRPLDPFSR; this is encoded by the coding sequence ATGAGCGTTGTGCTCAGCCTATCGACTTTGTTATTACAGCCGGTACAGGCTGGTCCGATGGCTGCTTGTGATAACGTGATTCGTTCCGGTAGTGAAACCTGGGCCTACAAAAATTGTCTGCCGGCTGCCGAGGATGGCACCCCCAAGGCGCAGGTGGTTGTGGGCATGGCGTTAATGACCGGGGTAGGGGTTTTAAAGAATCCGGAGTTGGCGGTCGTTTGGTTCAGGCGCGCTGCCGACCAGAATTATCCCGCAGGTTTGTATCAATTGGGTCTGGCTAAAATTGCCGGGATGGGCATAGCGCAGGATGAATCGGCGGGTATGGCGCTCATACAGAAAGCAGCAACGGCAGGGGACCCGGAAGCCAAAGGTTTTTTAACAGAGCTGGGGATGCCACAGGAACCGGAAAAACCGCAACGTAAACGTATCAAGAATGATTGCGTGGGTGTGGGTTGTGGCAGGCCTTTAGACCCATTCTCCAGATAA
- a CDS encoding (Fe-S)-binding protein: MPNTLNRKPQDVYFFCTCLVDLFVPEAGLDAVTLLEREGVRVHFPEDQTCCGQPAYTSGQPEEALAVARQQLDLFPEPWPIVLPSGSCTGMMRHHYPTLFAGTADAANAAAVAARVWELSEFLATVLDFNRPDSGAVCTVALHTSCSARRETGALSATRALLQGLEGVTLKVQDHESECCGFGGMFSVRHPEISGGIVRDKVASIKACEADALITGDCGCMLNITGHAAKIGQPLNGKHLATFLLERTGGTTVAMKDKA, from the coding sequence ATGCCGAACACATTAAATCGAAAACCGCAGGATGTTTATTTCTTCTGCACTTGTCTGGTGGATTTGTTTGTTCCAGAGGCAGGGTTAGATGCGGTCACCTTGCTGGAGCGCGAAGGCGTTCGCGTGCACTTCCCGGAAGATCAAACCTGTTGCGGTCAGCCAGCGTATACCAGTGGTCAACCGGAAGAAGCGCTTGCTGTGGCGCGACAGCAACTGGATCTGTTTCCAGAGCCCTGGCCGATTGTGCTGCCATCGGGTTCTTGTACCGGCATGATGCGCCATCATTACCCGACGCTGTTTGCGGGGACAGCAGATGCCGCCAACGCAGCAGCAGTGGCGGCTCGTGTTTGGGAGCTCAGTGAGTTTCTTGCAACAGTCCTTGATTTTAATCGTCCTGATTCCGGTGCCGTATGTACCGTTGCCTTGCATACGTCGTGCTCGGCCCGCCGGGAAACGGGGGCGCTATCTGCCACGCGAGCACTGCTGCAAGGACTGGAAGGTGTGACGTTGAAAGTGCAGGACCATGAGTCCGAATGCTGTGGCTTTGGCGGTATGTTCAGCGTGCGTCATCCGGAAATTTCCGGTGGGATTGTGCGCGATAAGGTGGCATCGATTAAAGCCTGTGAGGCCGATGCGCTTATCACGGGTGATTGTGGCTGCATGCTCAATATAACCGGCCATGCGGCCAAGATTGGTCAGCCTTTAAATGGCAAACATCTGGCCACGTTTCTGCTCGAAAGAACGGGCGGCACAACGGTAGCCATGAAGGACAAGGCATGA
- a CDS encoding LutC/YkgG family protein — MNSLNPRQRILDKLRAAQVKPMVCPDAVAFYTSSADDQATRVERLMLNMKNAMAEVHRTSASALAQCLSQICQEKEVQSIAVGPELLADAGLCDALAQQAQVLPVTSCRTDQPALFNTVDVGLTLAHGGIAETGTLVLWSGEQSPRLLSLVPPIHIAILHASRVVESLMAMITKENWAAGLPTNVILVSSPSKTADIQQTLAYGAHGPKQLVVVLVEDR; from the coding sequence ATGAACTCCTTAAACCCCCGTCAGCGCATTCTTGATAAATTGCGTGCGGCACAGGTTAAGCCGATGGTCTGCCCGGATGCAGTGGCTTTTTATACGTCATCGGCTGACGATCAGGCCACACGGGTTGAGCGCTTGATGCTCAACATGAAGAATGCGATGGCTGAAGTCCATCGTACTTCGGCGTCAGCATTGGCGCAGTGCCTGAGCCAGATTTGCCAAGAGAAAGAGGTACAGTCAATCGCTGTTGGTCCGGAGCTGTTGGCCGACGCGGGGTTGTGCGATGCGTTGGCTCAGCAAGCGCAAGTGCTCCCGGTGACCAGCTGTCGCACGGATCAACCGGCACTATTTAATACGGTGGATGTGGGGCTGACACTGGCGCATGGTGGTATCGCTGAAACGGGCACGCTGGTGCTGTGGAGCGGAGAACAATCACCGCGATTGTTGTCACTGGTGCCACCGATTCATATTGCTATTCTGCATGCCAGCCGCGTCGTGGAAAGCTTAATGGCTATGATCACCAAAGAAAACTGGGCAGCCGGCTTGCCGACCAATGTGATTCTTGTTTCCAGCCCTTCCAAGACGGCGGACATCCAGCAGACGCTGGCTTATGGTGCGCATGGTCCCAAGCAACTTGTGGTTGTTCTGGTGGAGGATCGATAA